A genomic region of Ursus arctos isolate Adak ecotype North America unplaced genomic scaffold, UrsArc2.0 scaffold_8, whole genome shotgun sequence contains the following coding sequences:
- the EIF2B4 gene encoding translation initiation factor eIF-2B subunit delta isoform X1: MPTQQPAAPGTSPSKPSRSLSGSLCDLFSGADSGSGMKAELSTRPGAAGREMTQEEKLQLRKEKKQQKKKRKEEKGAEPETGSIVPAAQCQVGPAKELPGPGSQLATAGEKAPTGRSKAELRAERRAKQEAERALKQARKGEQGGPPPRPCPSTAGETPTGVKRLPEHTQVDDLTVLRRLAKKPEQQQVPTRNDYGSKVSLFSHLPQYSRQNSLTQYMSIPSSVIHPAMVRLGLQYSQGLVSGSNARCIALLRALQQVIQDYTTPPNEELSRDLVNKLKPYFSFLAQCRPLSASMYNAIKFLNKEITGVSSSKREEEAKSELGAAIDRYVQEKIVLAAQAISCFACKKINDGDVILVYGCSSLVSRILQEAWAEDRRFRVVVVDSRPRLEGRHTLRSLVRAGVPASYLLIPAASYVLPEVSKVLLGAHALLANGSVMSRVGTAQLALVARAHNVPVLVCCETYKFCERVQTDAFVSNELGDPDDLLCERGEHVALANWQNHLSLRLLNLVYDVTPPELVDLVITELGMIPCSSVPVVLRVKSSDQ; this comes from the exons ATGCCGACCCAGCAGCCAGCCGCGCCGGGTACGAGCCCCTCCAAACCCTCCCGGAGCCTCTCTGGCTCACTTTGTGACCTGTTTTCTGGTGCAGACTCGGGGTCTGGAATGAAGGCGGAGCTTTCTACTCGGCCTGGG gcagcagggagggagatGACCCAAGAAGAGAAGCTGCAGCTtcggaaggaaaagaaacagcagaAGAAGAAAcggaaggaggaaaagggagcAGAACCAGAAACTGGCTCTATTGTACCTGCAGCCCAGTGTCAAG TTGGCCCAGCCAAAGAACTGCCAGGACCAGGCAGTCAGCTGGCTACTGCTGGGGAGAAAGCTCCAACTGGTCGAAGTAAGGCTGAACTTCGTGCTGAACGGCGAGCTAAGCAGGAGGCAGAGCGGGCCCTGAAACAGGCAAGGAAAGGGGAACAAGGAGGGCCACCTCCTCGGCCCTGCCCCAGCACAGCTGGAGAAACCCCTACAG GAGTGAAGCGTCTTCCTGAGCACACTCAGGTTGATGACCTCACAGTTTTGAGAAGGCTTGCTAAAAAACCGGAGCAACAACAG GTTCCTACACGAAACGATTATGGATCCAAAGTTAGTCTTTTCTCCCACCTGCCCCAGTACAGCAGACAAAACTCTCTGACTCAGTATATGAG CATCCCATCCTCTGTGATCCACCCAGCCATGGTGCGACTCGGCCTGCAGTACTCCCAGGGCCTGGTCAGTGGCTCCAACGCCCGGTGTATTGCCCTGCTTCGTGCCTTGCAGCAG GTGATTCAGGATTACACAACACCTCCCAATGAAGAACTTTCAAGGGACCTAGTGAATAAACTAAAGCCCTACTTCAG CTTCCTGGCTCAGTGCCGTCCCCTGTCAGCAAGCATGTACAACGCCATCAAGTTCCTCAACAAGGAGATCACGGGTGTGAGCAGCTCCAAGCGGGAAGAGGAG GCCAAGTCAGAACTTGGAGCAGCCATTGATCGGTATGTGCAAGAGAAGATTGTGCTCGCAGCTCAGGCAATTTCCTGCTTTGCTTGTAAGAAGATCAATGATGGCGATGTGATCCTAGTATATGGATG CTCATCTCTGGTATCACGAATTCTTCAGGAGGCTTGGGCTGAGGATCGGCGGTTTCGGGTGGTAGTGGTAGACAGCCGGCCACGGCTGGAGGGAAGGCACACACTGCGTTCTCTGGTCCGTGCTGGGGTCCCTGCCTCCTACCTGCTGATTCCTGCAGCCTCCTATGTGCTCCcagag GTTTCTAAGGTGCTATTGGGAGCCCATGCACTCCTGGCCAATGGGTCCGTGATGTCACGGGTAGGGACAGCACAGCTGGCCCTGGTGGCACGAGCCCATAATGTGCCGGTGCTGGTCTGCTGTGAAACATACAAGTTCTGTGAGCGTGTGCAGACTGATGCCTTTGTCTCTAATGAGCTAG GTGACCCTGATGATCTGCTGTGTGAGCGAGGAGAACATGTGGCCCTGGCTAATTGGCAGAACCACCTGTCCCTACGGTTGTTGAATCTAGTCTATGACGTGACCCCCCCGGAACTGGTGGATCTGGTGATCACGGAGCTGGGGATGATTCCTTGCAGTTCTGTACCTGTTGTTCTACGAGTCAAGAGTAGCGACCAGTGA
- the EIF2B4 gene encoding translation initiation factor eIF-2B subunit delta isoform X4, whose protein sequence is MVRLGLQYSQGLVSGSNARCIALLRALQQVIQDYTTPPNEELSRDLVNKLKPYFSFLAQCRPLSASMYNAIKFLNKEITGVSSSKREEEAKSELGAAIDRYVQEKIVLAAQAISCFACKKINDGDVILVYGCSSLVSRILQEAWAEDRRFRVVVVDSRPRLEGRHTLRSLVRAGVPASYLLIPAASYVLPEVSKVLLGAHALLANGSVMSRVGTAQLALVARAHNVPVLVCCETYKFCERVQTDAFVSNELGDPDDLLCERGEHVALANWQNHLSLRLLNLVYDVTPPELVDLVITELGMIPCSSVPVVLRVKSSDQ, encoded by the exons ATGGTGCGACTCGGCCTGCAGTACTCCCAGGGCCTGGTCAGTGGCTCCAACGCCCGGTGTATTGCCCTGCTTCGTGCCTTGCAGCAG GTGATTCAGGATTACACAACACCTCCCAATGAAGAACTTTCAAGGGACCTAGTGAATAAACTAAAGCCCTACTTCAG CTTCCTGGCTCAGTGCCGTCCCCTGTCAGCAAGCATGTACAACGCCATCAAGTTCCTCAACAAGGAGATCACGGGTGTGAGCAGCTCCAAGCGGGAAGAGGAG GCCAAGTCAGAACTTGGAGCAGCCATTGATCGGTATGTGCAAGAGAAGATTGTGCTCGCAGCTCAGGCAATTTCCTGCTTTGCTTGTAAGAAGATCAATGATGGCGATGTGATCCTAGTATATGGATG CTCATCTCTGGTATCACGAATTCTTCAGGAGGCTTGGGCTGAGGATCGGCGGTTTCGGGTGGTAGTGGTAGACAGCCGGCCACGGCTGGAGGGAAGGCACACACTGCGTTCTCTGGTCCGTGCTGGGGTCCCTGCCTCCTACCTGCTGATTCCTGCAGCCTCCTATGTGCTCCcagag GTTTCTAAGGTGCTATTGGGAGCCCATGCACTCCTGGCCAATGGGTCCGTGATGTCACGGGTAGGGACAGCACAGCTGGCCCTGGTGGCACGAGCCCATAATGTGCCGGTGCTGGTCTGCTGTGAAACATACAAGTTCTGTGAGCGTGTGCAGACTGATGCCTTTGTCTCTAATGAGCTAG GTGACCCTGATGATCTGCTGTGTGAGCGAGGAGAACATGTGGCCCTGGCTAATTGGCAGAACCACCTGTCCCTACGGTTGTTGAATCTAGTCTATGACGTGACCCCCCCGGAACTGGTGGATCTGGTGATCACGGAGCTGGGGATGATTCCTTGCAGTTCTGTACCTGTTGTTCTACGAGTCAAGAGTAGCGACCAGTGA
- the EIF2B4 gene encoding translation initiation factor eIF-2B subunit delta isoform X3 — MTQEEKLQLRKEKKQQKKKRKEEKGAEPETGSIVPAAQCQVGPAKELPGPGSQLATAGEKAPTGRSKAELRAERRAKQEAERALKQARKGEQGGPPPRPCPSTAGETPTGVKRLPEHTQVDDLTVLRRLAKKPEQQQVPTRNDYGSKVSLFSHLPQYSRQNSLTQYMSIPSSVIHPAMVRLGLQYSQGLVSGSNARCIALLRALQQVIQDYTTPPNEELSRDLVNKLKPYFSFLAQCRPLSASMYNAIKFLNKEITGVSSSKREEEAKSELGAAIDRYVQEKIVLAAQAISCFACKKINDGDVILVYGCSSLVSRILQEAWAEDRRFRVVVVDSRPRLEGRHTLRSLVRAGVPASYLLIPAASYVLPEVSKVLLGAHALLANGSVMSRVGTAQLALVARAHNVPVLVCCETYKFCERVQTDAFVSNELGDPDDLLCERGEHVALANWQNHLSLRLLNLVYDVTPPELVDLVITELGMIPCSSVPVVLRVKSSDQ, encoded by the exons atGACCCAAGAAGAGAAGCTGCAGCTtcggaaggaaaagaaacagcagaAGAAGAAAcggaaggaggaaaagggagcAGAACCAGAAACTGGCTCTATTGTACCTGCAGCCCAGTGTCAAG TTGGCCCAGCCAAAGAACTGCCAGGACCAGGCAGTCAGCTGGCTACTGCTGGGGAGAAAGCTCCAACTGGTCGAAGTAAGGCTGAACTTCGTGCTGAACGGCGAGCTAAGCAGGAGGCAGAGCGGGCCCTGAAACAGGCAAGGAAAGGGGAACAAGGAGGGCCACCTCCTCGGCCCTGCCCCAGCACAGCTGGAGAAACCCCTACAG GAGTGAAGCGTCTTCCTGAGCACACTCAGGTTGATGACCTCACAGTTTTGAGAAGGCTTGCTAAAAAACCGGAGCAACAACAG GTTCCTACACGAAACGATTATGGATCCAAAGTTAGTCTTTTCTCCCACCTGCCCCAGTACAGCAGACAAAACTCTCTGACTCAGTATATGAG CATCCCATCCTCTGTGATCCACCCAGCCATGGTGCGACTCGGCCTGCAGTACTCCCAGGGCCTGGTCAGTGGCTCCAACGCCCGGTGTATTGCCCTGCTTCGTGCCTTGCAGCAG GTGATTCAGGATTACACAACACCTCCCAATGAAGAACTTTCAAGGGACCTAGTGAATAAACTAAAGCCCTACTTCAG CTTCCTGGCTCAGTGCCGTCCCCTGTCAGCAAGCATGTACAACGCCATCAAGTTCCTCAACAAGGAGATCACGGGTGTGAGCAGCTCCAAGCGGGAAGAGGAG GCCAAGTCAGAACTTGGAGCAGCCATTGATCGGTATGTGCAAGAGAAGATTGTGCTCGCAGCTCAGGCAATTTCCTGCTTTGCTTGTAAGAAGATCAATGATGGCGATGTGATCCTAGTATATGGATG CTCATCTCTGGTATCACGAATTCTTCAGGAGGCTTGGGCTGAGGATCGGCGGTTTCGGGTGGTAGTGGTAGACAGCCGGCCACGGCTGGAGGGAAGGCACACACTGCGTTCTCTGGTCCGTGCTGGGGTCCCTGCCTCCTACCTGCTGATTCCTGCAGCCTCCTATGTGCTCCcagag GTTTCTAAGGTGCTATTGGGAGCCCATGCACTCCTGGCCAATGGGTCCGTGATGTCACGGGTAGGGACAGCACAGCTGGCCCTGGTGGCACGAGCCCATAATGTGCCGGTGCTGGTCTGCTGTGAAACATACAAGTTCTGTGAGCGTGTGCAGACTGATGCCTTTGTCTCTAATGAGCTAG GTGACCCTGATGATCTGCTGTGTGAGCGAGGAGAACATGTGGCCCTGGCTAATTGGCAGAACCACCTGTCCCTACGGTTGTTGAATCTAGTCTATGACGTGACCCCCCCGGAACTGGTGGATCTGGTGATCACGGAGCTGGGGATGATTCCTTGCAGTTCTGTACCTGTTGTTCTACGAGTCAAGAGTAGCGACCAGTGA
- the EIF2B4 gene encoding translation initiation factor eIF-2B subunit delta isoform X2, translated as MAAVAVAVREDSGSGMKAELSTRPGAAGREMTQEEKLQLRKEKKQQKKKRKEEKGAEPETGSIVPAAQCQVGPAKELPGPGSQLATAGEKAPTGRSKAELRAERRAKQEAERALKQARKGEQGGPPPRPCPSTAGETPTGVKRLPEHTQVDDLTVLRRLAKKPEQQQVPTRNDYGSKVSLFSHLPQYSRQNSLTQYMSIPSSVIHPAMVRLGLQYSQGLVSGSNARCIALLRALQQVIQDYTTPPNEELSRDLVNKLKPYFSFLAQCRPLSASMYNAIKFLNKEITGVSSSKREEEAKSELGAAIDRYVQEKIVLAAQAISCFACKKINDGDVILVYGCSSLVSRILQEAWAEDRRFRVVVVDSRPRLEGRHTLRSLVRAGVPASYLLIPAASYVLPEVSKVLLGAHALLANGSVMSRVGTAQLALVARAHNVPVLVCCETYKFCERVQTDAFVSNELGDPDDLLCERGEHVALANWQNHLSLRLLNLVYDVTPPELVDLVITELGMIPCSSVPVVLRVKSSDQ; from the exons ATGGCTGCCGTGGCTGTGGCTGTTCGCGAGG ACTCGGGGTCTGGAATGAAGGCGGAGCTTTCTACTCGGCCTGGG gcagcagggagggagatGACCCAAGAAGAGAAGCTGCAGCTtcggaaggaaaagaaacagcagaAGAAGAAAcggaaggaggaaaagggagcAGAACCAGAAACTGGCTCTATTGTACCTGCAGCCCAGTGTCAAG TTGGCCCAGCCAAAGAACTGCCAGGACCAGGCAGTCAGCTGGCTACTGCTGGGGAGAAAGCTCCAACTGGTCGAAGTAAGGCTGAACTTCGTGCTGAACGGCGAGCTAAGCAGGAGGCAGAGCGGGCCCTGAAACAGGCAAGGAAAGGGGAACAAGGAGGGCCACCTCCTCGGCCCTGCCCCAGCACAGCTGGAGAAACCCCTACAG GAGTGAAGCGTCTTCCTGAGCACACTCAGGTTGATGACCTCACAGTTTTGAGAAGGCTTGCTAAAAAACCGGAGCAACAACAG GTTCCTACACGAAACGATTATGGATCCAAAGTTAGTCTTTTCTCCCACCTGCCCCAGTACAGCAGACAAAACTCTCTGACTCAGTATATGAG CATCCCATCCTCTGTGATCCACCCAGCCATGGTGCGACTCGGCCTGCAGTACTCCCAGGGCCTGGTCAGTGGCTCCAACGCCCGGTGTATTGCCCTGCTTCGTGCCTTGCAGCAG GTGATTCAGGATTACACAACACCTCCCAATGAAGAACTTTCAAGGGACCTAGTGAATAAACTAAAGCCCTACTTCAG CTTCCTGGCTCAGTGCCGTCCCCTGTCAGCAAGCATGTACAACGCCATCAAGTTCCTCAACAAGGAGATCACGGGTGTGAGCAGCTCCAAGCGGGAAGAGGAG GCCAAGTCAGAACTTGGAGCAGCCATTGATCGGTATGTGCAAGAGAAGATTGTGCTCGCAGCTCAGGCAATTTCCTGCTTTGCTTGTAAGAAGATCAATGATGGCGATGTGATCCTAGTATATGGATG CTCATCTCTGGTATCACGAATTCTTCAGGAGGCTTGGGCTGAGGATCGGCGGTTTCGGGTGGTAGTGGTAGACAGCCGGCCACGGCTGGAGGGAAGGCACACACTGCGTTCTCTGGTCCGTGCTGGGGTCCCTGCCTCCTACCTGCTGATTCCTGCAGCCTCCTATGTGCTCCcagag GTTTCTAAGGTGCTATTGGGAGCCCATGCACTCCTGGCCAATGGGTCCGTGATGTCACGGGTAGGGACAGCACAGCTGGCCCTGGTGGCACGAGCCCATAATGTGCCGGTGCTGGTCTGCTGTGAAACATACAAGTTCTGTGAGCGTGTGCAGACTGATGCCTTTGTCTCTAATGAGCTAG GTGACCCTGATGATCTGCTGTGTGAGCGAGGAGAACATGTGGCCCTGGCTAATTGGCAGAACCACCTGTCCCTACGGTTGTTGAATCTAGTCTATGACGTGACCCCCCCGGAACTGGTGGATCTGGTGATCACGGAGCTGGGGATGATTCCTTGCAGTTCTGTACCTGTTGTTCTACGAGTCAAGAGTAGCGACCAGTGA